GAACTGCTCGTGCTCGGTCGATTCATGCATGGCGGTCGTGGAAGACTGGCCGCCGGTGATCGCCATGGAGACGGCGTCGAAATAGCCGGTGCCGACTTCACGCTGGTGCTTGGTCGCGGTGTAGCCGTTGATCTCGGCGGCGAATTCCGCTTCCTGCAGCTCCGAATAGGCGGCCATCTGGCGCTCCTTGTAGCCGCGCGCCAGCTCGAACATGCCGAAATTGAGCTGGTGGAAGCCGGCGAGCGTGATGAACTGGAATTTGTAGCCCATCGCACCCAGCTCGCGCTGGAACTTGGCGATCGTCGCGTCGTCGAGGTTCTTCTTCCAGTTGAACGACGGCGAGCAATTGTAGGCGAGCAGCTTGCCGGGATGGGCCTTGTGCACGGCCTCGGCGAACTTGCGGGCCTGTTCTAGGTCCGGCTTGCCGGTCTCCATCCAGATCAGGTCGCAATGCGGCGCATAGGAGATGGCGCGGGCGATGCACGGCTCGATGCCGTTCTTGACCTGGTAGAAGCCCTCGACCGTGCGGCCCTTGTCCTTGTCGACGAAGGGCTGGTCGCGCTCGTCGATATCGGAGGTCAGGAGCTTGGCGGCCTCGGCGTCCGTGCGGGCGACGATCAGCGTCGGCACGCCCATGACGTCGGCGGCAAGGCGCGCGGCATCGAGGTTGCGGATATGGGCGGCGGTCGGGATCAGAACCTTGCCGCCGAGATGGCCGCACTTCTTTTCCGATGCGAGCTGGTCTTCGAAGTGGACGCCGGCGGCGCCCGCCTCGATGAAGGCCTTCATGATCTCGAAGGCGTTGAGCGGGCCGCCGAAGCCGGCTTCCGCATCGGCGACGATGGGTGCGAACCAGGTGTCGACCGAAAGGCCGTTGCCTTCCGCCGTCTCGATCTGGTCGGCGCGCTGCAGCGTGCGGTTGATGCGCTTGGCAAGCTCGGGAGCGGCGTTTGCCGGATAGAGCGACTGGTCGGGATACATGGCCGAGGCCGTATTGGCGTCGGCGGCAACCTGCCAGCCGGAGAGATAGATCGCCTTCAGGCCGGCGCGGACCATCTGCATGGCCTGGTTGCCCGAGAGCGCGCCGAGTGCGTTGACGAAATCCTCCTCGTGGATGAGCTTCCACAGGCGGTTCGCGCCGTTCTCGGCCAGCGTGTGGCGGATCTGGACCGAGCCGCGCAGCTTCTCGACCGTCTCGGCCGTGTAGGGGCGCTCGATACCGTCGAAACGGCCCTTCGGCGCGCTCGGGACGAGATTGTAAAAGTCGGTCATAATATCCTCCAATGCGGTGTCTCTGGATCGGATGCTGGCTCTCTCGCTGCCCCGATTTCATGTGACAGTATTTACATCGCGCCGCACAATAGCGCGAGAGAAAACCGGAAAATCAGCGCTGTAATCGGGTAATGATGTCTTGTCTTTGACAGGAGCGGTCTGTAAAAAAGTAAAATCTGTAAAATTGACCGGCGGCCTGGCCGTGTAAAGGATTTGACATATGGCAGAGAACAAGATCTTTGCCGGCCCGAAGGTCCGGCGCATCCGCAATACCCTCGGCCTCACGCAGACGGCGATGGCCGAGGGGCTTTCCATCTCGCCGTCCTATCTGAATCTCATCGAGCGTAACCAGCGGCCGCTGACCGTGCAGCTCCTCCTGCGCCTTGCCTCCGTCTACAAGGTCGATCTCGACGAGCTGCAGGGTGAGAGCGCCGGCAATGCGCGCCAGCTCCGCGAGGTCTTCGCCGATCCGCTGCTTGCCGGCGAGCTGCCGGGCGATCACGAGCTGGTGGAGATCGCCGATGCCGCGCCCAATGTGGCGAGCGGTATCCTCAAGCTCTACCGCGCCTACCGCGAGCAGGCCGCGCGCCTCACCGATCTTGCCGACCTCCTCGCCCGGGAGGGGCATGCCACGACGCTCTCGGGTGCCTTGCTGCCGATGGACGAGGTGCGCGACAAACTGGAAGGCCGGCCCAACTATTTCGCCGCCATCGATGAGGCGGCCGAGCGTTTCCATGCCGCGCTCGCGCCGGGCGACGATCTGGCGAGCGCCCTCAAGGGCTGGCTGCGCAAGGAGCACGGCGTCGTCGTGCGCCTGTTGCCCGTTCATACCATGCCGAACCTGCGCCGCCGTTTCGACCGGCACTCCATGCGCCTCTTCCTGTCGGAGCGCCTGTCGCCCTTCGATCAGGTGCGCGAGATCGCCATGGAGACGGTGCAGCTCGCCTTGCAGGATGAGATTTTCGCGGAACTCGACCTGCTCGCTTTGTCGACCGCCGAGGCGAAGCGCATCGCCCGCTTCGAGCTGGCGCGTTACGCCGCCCACGCTCTGATGATGCCCTACGAGGCCTTCCATTCGACGGCGCAGCGCGCGCGCTGTGATATCGATGTGCTGCGCGCCCGCTTTTCCGTCTCCTTCGAGCAGGCGGCGAGCCGGCTGACGATGCTTCAGCGCCCCGGCAAGGCGGGCGTGCCCTTCTTCCTGCTGGAGATAGACAATGCCGGCAACCGTTTCCGGCGGGCGGGCGGGCAGGGCTTTCCGCAGGCGCGGTTCGGCGGCGGCTGTCCCAAGCTCGGCGTGCATTCCGCCTTTTCCCAGCCGGGCCAAATCCTCGTCGACCGGGTGGAAATGCCCGACGGTGCCGCCTTCCTGACGGTCTCGCGCACGCTGGAAGGTCCGCAGGGCGTCTTTGCCGAGCGGGTGCGGCGCACCGCACTGCTGGTCGGCTGCGACGCCGCCCATGCGGAGGAGACGGTTTACGGTGAGGCGGTACGGCGGGACGCGGCGGTCGCCGTCGGAACGGCTTGCCGGCTCTGCGAACGGCAGGGCTGCCTGGCGCGGGCGGAGCCGCCCGTTACGCGGCCGCTTGGCCTCGATGAAATGGTCGCCGGCCTCAGCCTTTTCGACTTCCAGTAAATTTCCGCTTGCTTTCCGTCCGCGATAGGGCTTCAAATATGATAGGAATGGGAACAATGTGATATAAAAAAATCAGCCTCCGTTTACGTCGAATGCCGCTTGTCGCCTCTTAAAAAACAACCATAATCGGCGGCGGTTCTTCATGCGAACGCAGAGGCCTGCGAAGGAAACTGGGAGAAAAATCAATGAAAAGACGCACTCTTTTGGCGACGGCGGCAATGGCTGCGATGTTTGTGGCGGGCGGTGCGCTCGCGCAGGAAAAAGTCGTCAACGTCTACAACTGGTCGGATTATATCGACTCGTCGATCATCGACGACTTCACCAAGGAAACGGGCATCAAGGTCGTCTACGACGTCTACGATTCGAACGAGATCCTGGAAACGAAGCTGCTGGCCGGCGGCACCGGCTATGATGTCGTCGTGCCCACCAATACCTTCCTGCAGCGTCAGATCGCGGCGGGCGTCTACCAGAAGCTCGACAAGTCCAAGCTGCCGAACCTCAAGAACATGTGGGACATGGTGAGCGAGCGCATGCAGCCGTTCGATCCCGGCAACGAATATTCGATCAACTACATGTGGGGCACGATCGGCATCGGCTTCAACAAGGCGAAGATCAAGGAAGCGCTCGGCACGGACCAGATCGATAGCTGGAGCGTGATCTTCGATCCGGCCAATGCCGAGAAGCTCAAGGATTGCGGCATCAACATGCTGGATTCGCCGACCGACATCATCCCGGTCACGCTCGCCTACCTTGGTCTCAACCCGGACAGCCACGATCCGGCGGATATCGCCAAGGCCGAGGAAGCCCTGCTGAAGATCCGGCCCTTCGTGCGCAAGTTCCACTCGTCGGAATTCATCAACGGCCTTGCCAACGGCGATATCTGCATCGCCATCGGCTGGTCCGGCGATATCTTCCAGGGCCGCGACCGCGCGGAAGAGGCCGGCAACGGCGTTGAGGTCGGCTACTTCATCCCGAAGGAAGGCACGCAGATGTGGTTCGACCAGATGGCGATCCCCTCAGACGCGCCGCATGTCGATGAGGCCCACGCCTTCCTCGACTACATCATGCGTCCGGAAGTGATCGCCAAGGCCTCGACCTACATCCACTACGCCAACGGCAACAAGGCCGCGCAGGCGGTGATGCCGGAAGAGATCATCAAGGACACGACGATCTATCCGGATGAGGCGACGCTGAAGAAGCTCTTCACCAACACGACGCTGGACGCGAAAACCCAGCGCCTGTTCACCCGGACCTGGACCAAGATCGTGACCGGCCAGTAACCGGTCCGACCCGAATTGCCCGGAAGCTTCTTCCGGGCAATTTCAATTTGACTGCCAGAAAAAGAGAGTTGGGGACAGGCAATGAAATCTCTCGGCAATATCCGTCGCTCCTTTGCGCCGTGGACGGATCCGGACGCAAAACCGTTCATCACCTTCCGGAACGTCACGAAGCGGTTCGGCGATTTCACCGCCGTCGACGACCTTACCCTCAACATCTATCACCGCGAGTTCTTCGCCCTGCTCGGCGCGTCGGGCTGCGGCAAGTCCACGCTCCTGCGCATGCTCGCCGGCTTCGAGCGGCCGACCTCCGGCGAGATCATCCTCGACGGCCAGGACATTGCCGGCATCCCGCCCTACAAGCGGCCGGTCAACATGATGTTCCAGTCCTACGCGCTCTTCCCGCACATGACGGTGGAGAGCAATATCGGCTTCGGCCTCAGGCAGGACGGCATGCCGAAGAACGAGATCGCCGAGCGCGTCGCCCAGATGCTGAAGCTGGTGAAGCTCGAGAAATTCGCCAAACGCAAGCCGCACCAGCTTTCCGGCGGCCAGCGCCAGCGTGTGGCGCTCGCCCGCTCGCTCGCCAAGCGCCCCAAGGTGCTGCTGCTCGACGAGCCGCTCGGCGCGCTCGACAAGAAGCTGCGCGAGGAGACCCAGTTCGAGCTGATGGACCTGCAGCAGGATCTCGGCCTCACCTTCGTCGTCGTCACGCACGACCAGGAGGAGGCGATGACCATGGCAGACCGTATTGCTGTGATGAGCCACGGCAAGGTCATCCAGGTCGCGACCCCGGCGGAAATCTACGAGGCGCCGAATTCCCGCTTCGTGGCCGATTTCATCGGCGATGTGAACATCCTCGATGGCAAGATCTCGGCAAGCGGCAACGGCAGGATCGAGCTTGCCGCCAATGACGGCTTCACCATCCGCACCGCGGCGGCCGACGCTCCGGCGGCGGGCGGCGCGGCGGGCTTCGCGATCCGCCCGGAAAAGCTGAAGGTCTCGCGCAATGCGCCGACGGATGCCACTGTCAACGCGGCCCAGGGCGAAATATGGGATATCGGCTATCTCGGCGACATGACGGTCTTCTACGTCAAGCTCGACAGCGGCAAGGTCGTCAAGGCCTCGATGCTGAACGCGCAGCGCGAGGTGGAGAACCCGATCGCCTATGACGAAAAGGTCTGGGTCTCCTTCGGCGAGACGGCCGGCGTCGTTCTGAAGGATTGACCGATGAACAAGCTCGGCTCCGCCATCTTCAGCCGCCTTGTCATCATCATCCCCTATGCCTGGCTGCTGTTCTTCTTCCTCATCCCCTTCTTCATCGTCTTCCGCATCTCGCTGTCGACCACCGCCATCGCCCAGCCGCCCTATGAGCCGGTATTTTTGCTGGCGGATGGCCTTTCCGGCCTGTGGGCAAAGCTCGGCCAATTGCATTTCGACAATTTCATCTGGCTGACCGAAGACGCGCTCTATCTCAACGCCTATCTGTCGAGCCTATGGATTGCCGGCGTTTCCACGCTGATAACGCTGCTGATCGGCTATCCCATCGCCTATGGCATGGCGCAGGCGCCGCGCACGCTGCGCCCGACGCTGCTGATGCTCGTCATCCTGCCATTCTGGACGAGCTTCCTCATCCGCGTCTACGCATGGATCGCGATCCTCAAGCCGGAAGGCCTGCTCAACCAGTTCCTCATCGGCATCGGTCTCATCGACGAGCCGCTGATCATCATGAACACCAACTGGGCGATCTATATCGGCATCGTCTATTCCTACCTGCCCTTCATGGTATTGCCGCTCTATTCGGCGCTGGAGAAGATGGACAACACGCTGATAGAGGCCGCGCAGGACCTCGGCTGCCCGCAGATTTCGGCGTTCTGGAAGATCACCTTCCCGCTCTCCATTCCCGGGGTCGTGGCGGGCTGCATGCTCGTCTTCATCCCGGCGGTCGGCGAGTTCGTCATTCCCGACCTTCTCGGCGGATCGCAGACGCTGATGATCGGCAAGACGCTGTGGAACGAATTCAACGCCAACCGCGACTGGCCGGTGTCGGCCGCCGTCGCGACCATCCTGCTCCTCATTCTGGTCGTGCCCATCGTGTTCTTCCAGAATGCGCAGGCCAAGGCCGAAGAGCAGGGAAGGTAAGCCCATGAACACCTGGTCCCGTTTCAACATCGTCTCGGTCGTTCTCGGCTTCGCGTTCCTCTACCTGCCGATCGTGCTGCTGGTCGTCTTCTCCTTCAACGAGTCCAAGCTCGTGACGGTCTGGGCCGGCTTCTCGACGAAATGGTACGTCTCGCTCTTCAACAACCAGGGCCTCATGGACGCCGCCTGGGTGACGATCCGCGTGGCGCTGCTTTCCGCAACCGTGGCGACCGCGCTCGGCACCATGGCGGCGCTGGCGCTTACCCGCTACACGCGCTTCCGCGGCCGGCTGCTTTTCTCCGGCATGGTCTATGCGCCGCTCGTCATGCCGGAGGTCATTACCGGCCTGTCGCTGCTGCTGCTCTTCGTCGCTATCGGTTTCGACCGCGGCTTTGTGACGGTGACGCTCGCGCATATCACCTTCTCGATGTGCTTCGTGACGGTGGTGGTGCAGTCGCGCCTGCTCTCCTTCGACCGCTCTGTCGAGGAGGCGGCGCTGGACCTCGGCGCAACGCCCGTGAAGACTTTCTTCGAGGTGACGCTGCCGATCATCGCGCCGGCCGTGCTGTCCGGCTGGATGCTGGCCCTGACGCTCTCGCTCGACGACCTCGTCATCGCGAGCTTCACCTCCGGCCCGGGCGCGACGACCCTGCCCATGAAGATCTACAGCCAGGTGCGGCTCGGCGTGACGCCGGAAATCAACGCGGCCTGCACGCTGCTCATCGGCCTCGTCGCCATCGGCGTCGTCATCGCCTCGATCATGACCAAGCGCCGCGAGGTGCAGCGCCTGCGTGACGAGCAGGCGGCCTTCGCGGGCCGTTGAGTTGTAATTACTGGCGGGGCGGCTGCCCCGTCAGGATCGAGGACGGCGAGATGACCGGCTCGGGCCAGGAGCCGCCGACGAAGAAGCTGAGGGGCGGGTTGGCCGCCGTGGCGGTGCCGGCCGGCATGCGGTCGGCGAGCGTGCCCACCAGCGCCACGCTGCCGGTGCGATAGGGGATCATGCCCGAAAGCGTCAGCAGTTTCTCGCTGCCTTCGATTTCCGCTTTCGTGAGTTCCGCAAGCCCCCGATCGAGCCGCGCTTCCACATCGGCGCGCACGAAGTCGAAGGTGCCGTCTGCGGTTTCCGAGACATTGAAGAACGCGTTCTTCGCCGCGCGCTCGGCAAAGGCCCGCGCGTTGAAATGGGTGAGCGTGCCGCTGCCCATGCGCAGCCTGAACCGGCCGGACATGTCGGAAACCGTCGTCGCCCAGAGCGGGCGGGCCGTCGAAAGCTCGAAATCCGCCGAACCGATGCCCGACGGCAGGGGGCCGGGCAGGGCGAGCGCCCCGACGATGCCGCCGATATCCACATTGTCCAGCGACATCTGCAACTGGCCACCGCCGCGGAAACCGTTTTCCGCAAGTGCGATGCGTCCGGTCAGGCGGCCGTCGAGAAGGGTGCTGTCGCCGATGTCGAAGGTTGCGCGGCCGTTCTCGATGCGCATGCCCGCGGCTAGGTCCCGCAGGGAGAAGGGGGCGAATTCCGCTGCCTTGGCCGAGAGGCGAAGGTCCATGCCGAACTGATGGATGAAGGCGGTGTCGATGGTCGGCGCGTTCGGGTCGGTGCCCGGCAGCGGCGAAAAGGCCGTCAGGAAGGCGCGCAGGTCGATCCGGTCGAAGGCGAGCGTTCCGCCGACCCGGGGCACGCCACCGGGCGGCATGGCGATGTCGAGCACGCCGCTCGCCTGCGCGTTGTCGAGCGCCAGCTTCACGTTCTCCAGCTTTGCGGCATAACCGGACGTCGCCACGGTCGCGTCCAGGCTGACCTGCCCGACGGTGCCGACCGCCGGAATGTCCTTGCCCTGCCAGGCGAGCAGGCGGCTGAGCGAGGGCGTGGAAAGCTGTGCCGTGCCGGAGACGAAGGCCCTGTCCGAGAGATTGGCGGTGCCCTCGAAGCCGAGGGTCGCGGGATCGGCGGCAAGGTTGCTGCGCACGGCCGCGTCACGCCCGGCCAGGAGCAGGAGAGGCTGGTCGCAGCCGAAGGTCCAGCGGGTCATTTCGCCGTTGACGACGCCGGAAAGCGAGAGATCGAGCCGCTGGCGCAGCGCCGGCCATGTGACGCTGCCGTTGATGTCGGTGATGTGGTGGACGCTGCCGTTTGCACGCGTGATGTCGAGCACCCCGTCGCGAAGCGAGATCGTGCCGATGCGCTCGTCGGTGAGCGTTGCCGTAGCCTGGCCCTCCGGCGCCTTCGCGGTCGCGTCGATCGCCTGCATCAGCCAGCCGCTGTGCCGCCAGTTGAAGACGCCGTCGGCGTTCCAGCCGACATGGATGGCCGGTCGGACAAGCTCGAAATCGCTGAAGGCCGGCTTGCCGCGCGCCGCGCCGAGAAGATCGAAGGTGGCCGAGATGGTTTCGGCGGAGGCAACCTCTCCTGCCGTGCCGCCGAGGATGCGGACATTGCGGAGCGTCACGCGCGGATAGGGCCAGAAGGCGAATTCGGCGTCCTCGCCGATATGCACCTCCGCGCCCGTCCAGTCCTCCAGCGTCTGCTCGATGCCGCGTTCCACGGCCTCCGTCTGCGCGAGGAAGGGGAAGGCGATGCGCACGGCCGCGACGACGACGAGGACGACGAGGATTGCCCGTACCAAGTGCTTCGATCGGAGGAAACGGGAAAGAGTCATTCGGCGCAGGTCCTCTGCCGACGGCAGTCATATCTCAAGCAGAACGGGGATAGGCGCTCGTGCGGAAGAAATCAAATGCCGCCATGGCGGAATCGCGTTCGGCAAGGGCGCGATCCGGCGTTCGCCGCTTTATAGTGCGGCGCAACATGCTATAGGAATGCCATGGAGTGGAGGAAAGCATGACGTCAGAAATGCCCCTGTGGACGCCTTCGGCGGAAATCCTTGAAAAAAGCCCGATGGCCCTGTTCATGAAGGCCGCGGGTCGGAGAGCCGGGCGCGCGTTTGCCGGCTATGACGATCTGCATGCCTGGTCCGTCGAAGATCGCGCCGGCTTCTGGACCATGGTGTGGGACGAATGCGGCGCCATCGGCGAAAAGGGCGCGGTGGCACTCGAGAACGGCGAGCGCATGCTGGAGGCCCGCTTCTTCCCCGAAGGGCGGCTGAATTTCGCGGAAAACCTTCTCAGGAAGACCGGTAGCGAAGACGCCATTGTCTTCCGCGGCGAGGACAAGGTGTCCTATCGCTGGTCCTGGGACGATCTGCGCGCCCGCGTTTCGAAGCTTCAGCAGGCTTTCTCCTCCATGGGCATCGGGGAAGGCGATCGCGTCGCCGCCATGATGCCGAACATGCCGGAAACCATCGCCTGCATGCTGGCCGCCGCCTCGCTCGGCGCCATCTGGTCCTCGTGTTCGCCCGATTTCGGCGAGCAGGGCGTGCTCGACCGCTTCGGCCAGATCGAGCCGAAGCTTTTCATCACCTGCGACGCCTATTGGTATGCCGGCAAGCTCCAGGACGTTTCGGCCAAGGTGAAGGCGGTCGCCGGCAAGCTCGGCGCGCCTGTTGTCGTCGTGCATTATGCGGGCGATGCGGAGGCTCTTGCCGCGGCCCTGCCGGATGGCCGCACGCTCGATACGCTGCTGGCCGGCCATAAGGCGAGGGCGCTGGCCTTCGCGCAACTCCCGTTCCGCCATCCGCTCTATATCCTCTTCTCCTCGGGCACGACGGGCGTTCCCAAATGCATCGTGCATTCGGCGGGCGGCACGCTGTTGCAACACCTCAAGGAGCATAACCTGCATTGCGGCCTCGTCGAGGGTGAGCGGCTGTTCTACTTCACCACCTGCGGCTGGATGATGTGGAACTGGCTGGTCTCCGGCCTTGCCGTCGGCGCGACGCTCTGCCTCTTCGACGGTTCGCCCTTCCACCCCGACGGCAACGTGCTGTTCGACTACGCGCAGGCGGAAAGGTTCGCCGTCTTCGGCACCTCGGCCAAATATATCGACGCCGTGCGCAAGGGTGGCTTCACGCCGCGCACAACGCATGACCTCTCCAGCTTGCGGCTCATGACGTCCACCGGCTCGCCGCTCTCGCCGGAGGGCTTCTCCTTCGTTTATGAGGGCATCAAGCCGGATGTGCAGCTTGCCTCGATCTCCGGCGGCACGGATATCGTCTCGTGCTTCGTGCTCGGCGTTCCGCTGAGGCCCGTCTGGCGCGGCGAGATCCAGGGGCCGGGCCTTGGCCTTGCCATGGACGTCTGGGACGAGGACGGTCGCCCGGTGCGCGGCGAGAAGGGCGAACTGGTCTGCACGAAGGCCTTCCCCTCCATGCCGGTGATGTTCTGGAATGATCCGGACGGCGCGAAATACCGCGCCGCCTATTTCGAACGGTTCGACAATATCTGGTGCCATGGTGACTTCGCCGAATGGACGAGCCATGACGGCATCGTCATCCATGGCCGCTCGGACGCGACGCTGAACCCCGGCGGCGTGCGCATCGGCACGGCGGAGATCTACAATCAGGTCGAGCATCTCGAGGAGGTTGCCGAGGCACTGTGTATCGGGCAGGACTGGGACGACGACGTGCGCGTCGTGCTGTTCGTGCGCCTTGCGCCCGGCAAGGTGCTGGATGAGGCGCTGGAAAAGACCATACGGACGAAGATCCGCACCGGCGCCTCGCCGCGCCATGTGCCGGCGAAGATCGTGGAGGTTGCCGATATCCCGCGCACCAAGTCCGGCAAGATCGTCGAGCTTGCCGTGCGCGAGGTGGTGCACGGCCGCCCCGTCAAGAACAAGGAGGCGCTTGCCAACCCGGAGGCGCTGGAGCTTTTCGCCGGTCTGGCGGTGCTGCAATCGTAGAGGCGGCTGCGTTAACGCTTTCGGCTCCGGCCCGTTAACCAGGCTGATGAAGTTATGAACGAAACCTTTGCGGCGGGTCTGGCCAGGTAAGGATTTGTTAAGCCGCGAGGGTGCAAGGTCGCGCCAGCTTGAGCGCACCCGATCCCGACGGCATGAGGCCGTTCACCGTCGCTTTTGTTGGGCAGCATTCACCTATCGGGGCGGCTTTTGCCGCCCCTTTTTTATCCGTGGTGCCTGTCGAGCGAGCGCGAGACGAGGAAGACGGGAATGAGGCCGACCGCGACGATGATCATGGCGGGCACGCCCGCATCCTCCACCTTCGCCCGCGAGGCGTCCTCGTAGACCAGCGTCGCCAACGTGTTGAAGTTGAACGGCCTGAGCATGATCGTCGCCGACAGCTCCTTCATCGTCTCGATGAAGACGAGCAGCGCCGCCGTCAGCGTCGCCGGCCGCATCATGGGCAGGAGCACGCTCCAGAGCGTCTGGCTGCTGGTGCGCCCCAGCGTGCGAGCCGCCATGTCGAGATGCGGCGAGAGCTTGTGGAAGCCGGCGTCGATCGTGCCTTCGGCCATCGTCAGGAACCGTACGGTGCAGGCATAGATGATGGCGAAGCCGGTGCCGGAGAGCACAAGGCCCGTCGAGACGCCGAAATGCGCGCGCAGGAACGCATCCACCGCATTGTCGAAATTGGCGAGCGGGATCAGCACGCCCATGGCGAGCACCGTGCCGGGCACGCCGTAGCCGAAGGAGGCGAAGCGGCCGGCGGCGGCATTCACCCGCGAGCGCGTGGTGCGCGCGGCATAGGCGAGCAGGAAGGCGAGAAGGACGGCGATCAGCGCCGTTGAGCCGGAGACGAGGATGCTGTGCCAAAGGGCGGAGAGAAGCCGCGCCGAGGCGAATTGCTCCAGACGGCGCGCGGCATAGCCGCCGAGCACGAAGACGGGAATGGCAAAGCCGATGACCGGGGGCAGCAGGCAGGCAAGGCCCGCCGCCCATCTCTTCCAGCCAGTGAGTGTGAGGCGCACGGAATCGTGTACGGCGGCCGTGGTCTTCTGGCTGGCGAAGCGCTGCCGGCGGCGCGCGGCGCGCTCCACCACCATCAGGCAGATGACGAAGACCAGCATGATGCAGGCGATCTGCGCTGCGCCGGCAAGGCTGCCGCGGTTGAGCCAGGTATCGAAGATCGAGAAGGTGAGCGTCTGTACGCCGAGATATTCGACCGCACCGATATCGTTCAGCGTCTCCATGGCGACGAGCGTCAGCCCCACCATGATCGCCGGTCGCGCCATGGGGATCTGGATCTTCGCGAAAACCTTCAGTGGCCCCGCGCCCAATGTGCGCGCGACGTCGGCCGCCGCGCGCCCCTGCATCAGGAACATCGAGCGGGCGGCAAGATAGATATAGGGATAGAGCACGCTCGACAGCACCAGCATCGCCCCGCCGGTGGTGCGCACCTCCGGGAACCAGTAGTCTCGGCTTGTCTGGAAGCCGAAGAGCGCGCGCAGGCCTGTCTGCACCGGGCCGGTGAACGAGAAGAACTCCGCGAAGGCATAGGCGCCGAGATAGGCGGGAATGGCGAGCGGCAGGACGAGCAGGCCGGAAAGCACGCGCCGTCCGGGAAATTCGCAGCTCGCCACCAGCCAGGCCGTGACGACGCCGACCGTGGCCGTGATCGTGCCGACTCCGGCCAGCAGGATCAGCGTGCGCAGCGTCGCGCGCGGAATGACGTTGCTGATGAGGTGCGGCCAGTTGTCGGTGCCGCCCGTCGCCGCGATGACGACGATGGCGATGGCCGGCATCAGCACGATGGCCGCCGCGAGCACCGCGGAAGCGGAAAGGAGCGGATGGCGGGCTGCACCGGAACGGCGCTGGACGCGCACCGGCGCGCTTTCGGACAGGATCTGCAAGGCGTTACCTCGACGATACGGCAATCCCGCGTGAGGGCGGGACCGGGCGTTTCAGCCGGTCTG
This DNA window, taken from Shinella zoogloeoides, encodes the following:
- a CDS encoding ABC transporter permease — translated: MPAIAIVVIAATGGTDNWPHLISNVIPRATLRTLILLAGVGTITATVGVVTAWLVASCEFPGRRVLSGLLVLPLAIPAYLGAYAFAEFFSFTGPVQTGLRALFGFQTSRDYWFPEVRTTGGAMLVLSSVLYPYIYLAARSMFLMQGRAAADVARTLGAGPLKVFAKIQIPMARPAIMVGLTLVAMETLNDIGAVEYLGVQTLTFSIFDTWLNRGSLAGAAQIACIMLVFVICLMVVERAARRRQRFASQKTTAAVHDSVRLTLTGWKRWAAGLACLLPPVIGFAIPVFVLGGYAARRLEQFASARLLSALWHSILVSGSTALIAVLLAFLLAYAARTTRSRVNAAAGRFASFGYGVPGTVLAMGVLIPLANFDNAVDAFLRAHFGVSTGLVLSGTGFAIIYACTVRFLTMAEGTIDAGFHKLSPHLDMAARTLGRTSSQTLWSVLLPMMRPATLTAALLVFIETMKELSATIMLRPFNFNTLATLVYEDASRAKVEDAGVPAMIIVAVGLIPVFLVSRSLDRHHG
- a CDS encoding acetoacetate--CoA ligase → MTSEMPLWTPSAEILEKSPMALFMKAAGRRAGRAFAGYDDLHAWSVEDRAGFWTMVWDECGAIGEKGAVALENGERMLEARFFPEGRLNFAENLLRKTGSEDAIVFRGEDKVSYRWSWDDLRARVSKLQQAFSSMGIGEGDRVAAMMPNMPETIACMLAAASLGAIWSSCSPDFGEQGVLDRFGQIEPKLFITCDAYWYAGKLQDVSAKVKAVAGKLGAPVVVVHYAGDAEALAAALPDGRTLDTLLAGHKARALAFAQLPFRHPLYILFSSGTTGVPKCIVHSAGGTLLQHLKEHNLHCGLVEGERLFYFTTCGWMMWNWLVSGLAVGATLCLFDGSPFHPDGNVLFDYAQAERFAVFGTSAKYIDAVRKGGFTPRTTHDLSSLRLMTSTGSPLSPEGFSFVYEGIKPDVQLASISGGTDIVSCFVLGVPLRPVWRGEIQGPGLGLAMDVWDEDGRPVRGEKGELVCTKAFPSMPVMFWNDPDGAKYRAAYFERFDNIWCHGDFAEWTSHDGIVIHGRSDATLNPGGVRIGTAEIYNQVEHLEEVAEALCIGQDWDDDVRVVLFVRLAPGKVLDEALEKTIRTKIRTGASPRHVPAKIVEVADIPRTKSGKIVELAVREVVHGRPVKNKEALANPEALELFAGLAVLQS
- a CDS encoding AsmA family protein, which encodes MTLSRFLRSKHLVRAILVVLVVVAAVRIAFPFLAQTEAVERGIEQTLEDWTGAEVHIGEDAEFAFWPYPRVTLRNVRILGGTAGEVASAETISATFDLLGAARGKPAFSDFELVRPAIHVGWNADGVFNWRHSGWLMQAIDATAKAPEGQATATLTDERIGTISLRDGVLDITRANGSVHHITDINGSVTWPALRQRLDLSLSGVVNGEMTRWTFGCDQPLLLLAGRDAAVRSNLAADPATLGFEGTANLSDRAFVSGTAQLSTPSLSRLLAWQGKDIPAVGTVGQVSLDATVATSGYAAKLENVKLALDNAQASGVLDIAMPPGGVPRVGGTLAFDRIDLRAFLTAFSPLPGTDPNAPTIDTAFIHQFGMDLRLSAKAAEFAPFSLRDLAAGMRIENGRATFDIGDSTLLDGRLTGRIALAENGFRGGGQLQMSLDNVDIGGIVGALALPGPLPSGIGSADFELSTARPLWATTVSDMSGRFRLRMGSGTLTHFNARAFAERAAKNAFFNVSETADGTFDFVRADVEARLDRGLAELTKAEIEGSEKLLTLSGMIPYRTGSVALVGTLADRMPAGTATAANPPLSFFVGGSWPEPVISPSSILTGQPPRQ